From Megalobrama amblycephala isolate DHTTF-2021 linkage group LG24, ASM1881202v1, whole genome shotgun sequence, the proteins below share one genomic window:
- the asb14b gene encoding dynein axonemal heavy chain 12 isoform X2, translating to MEEVYDAAEDDWDDDEDEATQYMIEQSLLECSKHADSATSDLLDLIDHEEIFTAIQAGNEDALKVLVQHKEALSNADSRGWIPLHEAAVQHKRSILEITYAASPQGSGQCRTLRGETPLFLAVVHGLRENATFLLQNGCDPDCKNEDDDSALVAAIKNDQYDLALLLLRYNATVDQKGSLQRTALHEASVLGLDNFVYLLLQSGADPNAIDVCEHTPVGLAAQAGHFNVVEVLLQKGASVWSKPQVPGSASVLFDAAASGNPDIISLLLEYGADPNVPTHTGHLPIHRVAYRGHLLALEQLIPVTKKEVIKESGMSPLHSAAAGGHTQCLDLLLSSGFDPNFMLHPRVRRNYEDERRSALFFTVSNNDVQSARVLLEAGAMPNQDPVNCLQVAMRLGNYELINTLLRYGANVNYYSRVNTTHFPSALQYALKDEVMLRMLLNNGYDVQRCFDCPYGQASHVPVDYEGWSASVIKDVVFCEVITVYWLKHISAQVVRIMLDYVDHVTLCSKLKTVLVEQKQWPEICKIQENTRSLKHLCRLKIRDCLGRLRLRAPVFISFLPLPASLKDYIRFKEYDIYSRGSMTE from the exons ATGGAGGAGGTGTATGATGCTGCGGAGGATGACTgggatgatgatgaagatgaggcCACTCAGTACATGATTGAACAGAGTCTATTGGAGTGCAGCAAACATGCTGATTCAGCAACCAG TGATCTGTTGGACCTCATTGACCATGAGGAAATTTTCACTGCTATACAAGCTG GTAATGAGGATGCTTTGAAGGTCCTGGTGCAGCATAAGGAGGCTCTGTCTAATGCAGACAGCAGGGGCTGGATCCCTTTGCATGAGGCAGCGGTGCAACACAAGAGGAGCATTCTGGAGATCACTTATGCAG CATCTCCTCAGGGGTCAGGGCAGTGCCGTACTCTGAGAGGGGAGACTCCGTTGTTTCTCGCTGTTGTTCACGGTCTCAGAGAGAATGCTACATTCCTGCTGCAGAACGGTTGTGACCCTGACTGCAAAAATGAGGATGATGACTCTGCATTGGTTGCAG CCATAAAGAATGACCAGTATGACCTGGCTCTGCTGCTGCTACGCTACAATGCCACAGTGGACCAAAAAGGAAGTCTTCAAAGAACTGCTCTGCATGAAGCATCCGTGCTTGGCTTGGATAACTTTGTCTACCTGCTTCTACAATCTGGCGCTGACCCAAATGCCATTGATGTGTGTGAACATACTCCTGTAGGACTTGCGGCTCAAGCTGGACATTTTAACGTTGTGGAGGTTCTGCTTCAGAAAG GGGCCAGTGTGTGGTCCAAACCTCAAGTTCCAGGTTCAGCTTCAGTTTTATTTGATGCTGCGGCTTCTGGAAACCCTGATATCATTTCACTGCTGCTGGAGTATGGAGCCGATCCCAACGTGCCCACCCACACAGGCCATCTCCCCATCCACCGTGTAGCCTACCGAGGACATCTACT AGCACTGGAGCAGCTGATCCCTGTGACTAAGAAAGAGGTGATCAAAGAGAGCGGCATGAGCCCGTTACACTCCGCCGCTGCAGGCGGTCACACCCAGTGCCTGGATCTGCTCCTGAGCTCCGGGTTTGACCCTAACTTCATGCTACACCCCAGAGTGCGCAGGAACTATGAGGACGAACGCAGGTCAGCGCTGTTCTtcactgtatcaaataatgaTGTCCAGTCAGCAAGGGTGCTTCTGGAGGCCGGAGCCATGCCCAATCAAGACCCAGTCAACTGCCTGCAGGTAGCCATGCGACTGGGCAACTACGAGCTCATCAACACTCTGCTACGCTACGGTGCCAATGTAAACTACTACTCCCGTGTCAACACCACCCACTTCCCTTCCGCCCTTCAGTACGCACTAAAGGATGAGGTGATGCTGCGCATGCTACTCAATAATGGCTATGATGTGCAGCGCTGCTTTGACTGTCCGTATGGACAGGCCTCACATGTGCCCGTGGATTATGAGGGCTGGAGCGCCTCTGTCATCAAAGACGTGGTG TTCTGTGAGGTGATCACAGTGTACTGGCTCAAGCACATCTCAGCACAAGTAGTGAGAATCATGTTGGATTATGTTGATCACGTGACTCTCTGCTCCAAACTGAAGACTGTTCTGGTTGAGCAAAAACAGTGGCCGGAAATATGTAAGATTCAAG AAAACACTCGAAGCCTGAAGCATCTCTGCAGACTGAAGATTCGTGATTGTTTGGGTCGCTTGCGTCTGAGGGCTCCAGTTTTTATCAGTTTCCTGCCTCTGCCTGCCAGTCTCAAAGACTATATTCGCTTCAAAGAATATGATATTTACAGTAGAGGAAGTATGACAGAATAA
- the asb14b gene encoding dynein axonemal heavy chain 12 isoform X1, with the protein MEEVYDAAEDDWDDDEDEATQYMIEQSLLECSKHADSATSSDLLDLIDHEEIFTAIQAGNEDALKVLVQHKEALSNADSRGWIPLHEAAVQHKRSILEITYAASPQGSGQCRTLRGETPLFLAVVHGLRENATFLLQNGCDPDCKNEDDDSALVAAIKNDQYDLALLLLRYNATVDQKGSLQRTALHEASVLGLDNFVYLLLQSGADPNAIDVCEHTPVGLAAQAGHFNVVEVLLQKGASVWSKPQVPGSASVLFDAAASGNPDIISLLLEYGADPNVPTHTGHLPIHRVAYRGHLLALEQLIPVTKKEVIKESGMSPLHSAAAGGHTQCLDLLLSSGFDPNFMLHPRVRRNYEDERRSALFFTVSNNDVQSARVLLEAGAMPNQDPVNCLQVAMRLGNYELINTLLRYGANVNYYSRVNTTHFPSALQYALKDEVMLRMLLNNGYDVQRCFDCPYGQASHVPVDYEGWSASVIKDVVFCEVITVYWLKHISAQVVRIMLDYVDHVTLCSKLKTVLVEQKQWPEICKIQENTRSLKHLCRLKIRDCLGRLRLRAPVFISFLPLPASLKDYIRFKEYDIYSRGSMTE; encoded by the exons ATGGAGGAGGTGTATGATGCTGCGGAGGATGACTgggatgatgatgaagatgaggcCACTCAGTACATGATTGAACAGAGTCTATTGGAGTGCAGCAAACATGCTGATTCAGCAACCAG CAGTGATCTGTTGGACCTCATTGACCATGAGGAAATTTTCACTGCTATACAAGCTG GTAATGAGGATGCTTTGAAGGTCCTGGTGCAGCATAAGGAGGCTCTGTCTAATGCAGACAGCAGGGGCTGGATCCCTTTGCATGAGGCAGCGGTGCAACACAAGAGGAGCATTCTGGAGATCACTTATGCAG CATCTCCTCAGGGGTCAGGGCAGTGCCGTACTCTGAGAGGGGAGACTCCGTTGTTTCTCGCTGTTGTTCACGGTCTCAGAGAGAATGCTACATTCCTGCTGCAGAACGGTTGTGACCCTGACTGCAAAAATGAGGATGATGACTCTGCATTGGTTGCAG CCATAAAGAATGACCAGTATGACCTGGCTCTGCTGCTGCTACGCTACAATGCCACAGTGGACCAAAAAGGAAGTCTTCAAAGAACTGCTCTGCATGAAGCATCCGTGCTTGGCTTGGATAACTTTGTCTACCTGCTTCTACAATCTGGCGCTGACCCAAATGCCATTGATGTGTGTGAACATACTCCTGTAGGACTTGCGGCTCAAGCTGGACATTTTAACGTTGTGGAGGTTCTGCTTCAGAAAG GGGCCAGTGTGTGGTCCAAACCTCAAGTTCCAGGTTCAGCTTCAGTTTTATTTGATGCTGCGGCTTCTGGAAACCCTGATATCATTTCACTGCTGCTGGAGTATGGAGCCGATCCCAACGTGCCCACCCACACAGGCCATCTCCCCATCCACCGTGTAGCCTACCGAGGACATCTACT AGCACTGGAGCAGCTGATCCCTGTGACTAAGAAAGAGGTGATCAAAGAGAGCGGCATGAGCCCGTTACACTCCGCCGCTGCAGGCGGTCACACCCAGTGCCTGGATCTGCTCCTGAGCTCCGGGTTTGACCCTAACTTCATGCTACACCCCAGAGTGCGCAGGAACTATGAGGACGAACGCAGGTCAGCGCTGTTCTtcactgtatcaaataatgaTGTCCAGTCAGCAAGGGTGCTTCTGGAGGCCGGAGCCATGCCCAATCAAGACCCAGTCAACTGCCTGCAGGTAGCCATGCGACTGGGCAACTACGAGCTCATCAACACTCTGCTACGCTACGGTGCCAATGTAAACTACTACTCCCGTGTCAACACCACCCACTTCCCTTCCGCCCTTCAGTACGCACTAAAGGATGAGGTGATGCTGCGCATGCTACTCAATAATGGCTATGATGTGCAGCGCTGCTTTGACTGTCCGTATGGACAGGCCTCACATGTGCCCGTGGATTATGAGGGCTGGAGCGCCTCTGTCATCAAAGACGTGGTG TTCTGTGAGGTGATCACAGTGTACTGGCTCAAGCACATCTCAGCACAAGTAGTGAGAATCATGTTGGATTATGTTGATCACGTGACTCTCTGCTCCAAACTGAAGACTGTTCTGGTTGAGCAAAAACAGTGGCCGGAAATATGTAAGATTCAAG AAAACACTCGAAGCCTGAAGCATCTCTGCAGACTGAAGATTCGTGATTGTTTGGGTCGCTTGCGTCTGAGGGCTCCAGTTTTTATCAGTTTCCTGCCTCTGCCTGCCAGTCTCAAAGACTATATTCGCTTCAAAGAATATGATATTTACAGTAGAGGAAGTATGACAGAATAA